A stretch of Linepithema humile isolate Giens D197 chromosome 3, Lhum_UNIL_v1.0, whole genome shotgun sequence DNA encodes these proteins:
- the Dcr-1 gene encoding endoribonuclease Dcr-1, whose translation MAFPLNDQVYTKSFTPREYQVELLYAAKQENIIVCLGKNSEQTFLAIKLIQEFATNNRRLISDGGKRAIYILNDEEKCTIIGTYIKQLTDLKVLACDCGVDKEFADNFESFHVLVGTPKVYAQLISENKILPFHISLVIVDECHKSIEDSNLKFVLRTFLLCNNVPRIIGLAVPVFNLTEEPGRLGLEVEKVEAAFQCRVETTNDILSIIRYSPKPREYVVEYAREEKEDLRSKLENCVLHAIEFLRDHRYDPMEIYTEEFYEDIQKIPDPIQKPFEMMQDFLHILETLGPWCADRAALALLILTEKLKIKTPYERHYLLLNMMTSVFIKIRALCDNEFQHLSEKERIYQYSTPKVHRLLQILKTYTPFYMKETKSPEKKTNTEINSKNCITKSDKDISFPRNQEKQAPLKRFGNNWKSNDDNYKKTSKSQRYLCSSADPDLLCGVIFVDKGFTAKVLFYLLSEISKHDEDLHFLSPLYTIERNTDEVGYSRDLEMEHRKQEEVLKRFRIHECNLLIATSILEEGIDIPKCNFVMRYDFPKNYQSYIQCKSRARAMDALHVLLVPQKASKEFIWQLAQYQYIEKTLLLKCSNKELTEEEENEADMYAAMIPHYKPLDGDDAPKVTFNSAISLVNRYCAKLPSDTFTRLTPEWSIEAVDIHNTQMYTCSLRLPINSPLKYVVTSYPMPNRAMARRMAALQMCIDLHRENEIDDNLLPIGKENFKAKPEDVEVPASPDESRADFSEARPGTTKRRQYYYKKTAEALTDCRPIIGIPSYLYHINMVLSCPLPEEQNTRGRRIYPPEESAIGFGILTSKEIPKLCPFPIYTRSGEVHVQLKLSKQTVILDEVQIERVDTFLNYTFTNVLRLQKYLMLFDPNTSENSYIIVPVKIFTTEEGSDVSVDWDFLECIYQNQNAVPTKVPEEDRKNFNFDPSKYYDAVIMPWYRSQDQPQYFYVAEICTNLNPKSSFPGHDYSTFEEYYLKKYGIQIQNLEQSLLDVDHTSARLNFLTPRYVNRKGVALPTSSEETKRAKRENLEQKQILVAELCAIHPFPASLWRQAVCLPCILYRINALLLANQIRCQVAQMINLGQENLRSDFEWPALDFGWSLAEVLKKSKETEKTKQTKNDNAQSNSSTNNANNVDSNKCQNTDQDANNMQIALCNETEKLIEQESDNTTTDQAEEEIADDQKDDELEIGTWSNDMAWSSDMTIKSIDYDDDNLKSFPLNVTVLPQDFGWNDIRYGSPTCESDFDGYESDDMYSDGFADTSDESEDESRGLKISYMGENIAEAVEDEKQICKQEINKKILDLLETEKNFDNNFWLYTEKDEELLLAKHKDAHYEFAKKKECDIMNDGTFISCNSEITIKRKNSLSCQTDRKQPNYTHKDYIETVVKKFTDEVLNKKLAESTQVVKKEINKLEEVNYLDSGLFSFDYQPELKNHSGPSPSLILQALTMSNANDGINLERLETIGDSFLKYAITTYLYCTYDNIHEGKLSHLRSKQVSNLNLYRLGRQKMLGESMIATKFEPHDNWLPPCYYVPKELEQALIESGVPSALWNQADIPTLQAVNPTEITQLVKETEEKLVIMKSELDKNESRLSNNLDNLRCFIPYNLITQHSIPDKSIADCVEALIGAYLIACGPRGALLFMTWLGIHVLPTEEICAIREDEPEERIPGSTPYTKGTNKHGETTWTQICYGKLEEPQNPLLRYIPDPESELYMMLDGYEELEKSIGYKFHDSSYLLQAFTHASYQPNRLTDCYQRLEFLGDAVLDYLITRHLYEDSRQHSPGALTDLRSALVNNTIFASLAVRCGFHKYFRHLSPGLSVVINRFVRMQEENGHSISEEYYLIGEEECEEAEDVEVPKALGDVFESLAGAIYLDSGMSLDAVWSVYYTIMKSEIEQFSTNVPKSPIRELLELEPETAKFGRPEKLADGRRVRVTVDVFGKGSFKGIGRNYRIAKCTAAKCALKKLKSKIQTYPRQKL comes from the exons ATGGCATTTCCACTAAATGATCAGGTCTACACAAAGTCCTTTACTCCAAGAGAGTACCag GTAGAGCTTCTTTACGCAgcaaaacaagaaaatataattgtatgttTGGGAAAAAATTCTGAGCAAACTTTTCttgctataaaattaattcaagagTTTGCTACCAATAATAGAAG ATTGATAAGTGATGGTGGAAAAcgagcaatatatatattaaatgatgAAGAAAAGTGTACAATAATAGGaacttatataaaacaattaacagATTTGAAAGTATTAGCATGTGATTGTGGTGTAGATAAGGAATTTGCTgacaattttgaaagttttcat GTGTTAGTCGGAACACCAAAAGTTTACGCACAATTAATatcagaaaacaaaattttaccgTTTCACATAAGTCTAGTCATAGTGGATGAGTGCCATAAGTCTATTGAAGACAGCAATTTAAAGTTTGTTCTTCGAACTTTTTTATTGTGCAACAATGTTCCTAGAATAATTGGATTAGCGGTACCAGTGTTTAATTTGACAGAAGAGCCTGGAAGATTGGGCCTAGAAGTAGAAAAAGTAGAGGCTGCCTTTCAGTGTAGAGTAGAAACGACTAATGATATTCTTTCAATAATACG ttATAGTCCAAAACCAAGAGAGTACGTTGTGGAATATGCTAGGGAAGAAAAGGAAGATTTACGCAGTAAACTTGAAAATTGCGTGCTACATGCCATTGAGTTTTTACGCGATCATCGATATGATCCAATGGAGATTTACACCGAGGAATTTTATGAGGATATTCAGAAAATTCCTGATCCCATACAAAAGCCCTTCGAGATGATGCAGgattttttgcatatattagAAACTCTAGGACCATGGTGTGCAGATCGCGCTGCTTtagcattattaattttaacagaaaaattgaaaatcaaaaCTCCTTATGAGAggcattatcttttattaaatatgatgacatctgtttttataaaaattcg TGCTCTTTGTGATAATGAATTTCAACACTTATCGGAGAAAGAAAGGATATATCAATATAGCACTCCAAAAGTTCATCGactattacaaattttaaaaacttatacTCCTTTTTATATGAAAGAAACTAAGAGTCCAGAGAAAAAGACAAATACTg agattaattctaaaaattgtattacaaaAAGTGACAAAGACATTTCTTTCCCGAGAAATCAAGAAAAACAAGCACCATTAAAAAGATTCGGAAATAATTGGAAATCTAACGATGACAATTACAAAAAGACATCCAAGTCACAACGTTACTTATGCAGTAGTGCGGATCCTGATTTACTTTGTGGAGTAATTTTTGTGGACAAAGGGTTCACAGCtaaagttttgttttatttattaagt GAAATAAGTAAGCATGACGaagatttgcattttttatcacCTCTTTATACAATTGAAAGAAATACTGACGAGGTTGGTTATTCGAGGGATTTAGAAATGGAACATAGGAAACAGGAAGAAGTTTTAAAGCGATTTAGAATTCATGaatgtaatttattgattGCAACTTCAATTTTGGAAGAAG GCATTGACATtccaaaatgtaattttgtgaTGAGGTACGACTTTCCGAAGAATTATCAGTCGTACATACAGTGCAAGAGTAGGGCAAGAGCGATGGATGCTTTGCATGTATTATTGGTACCACAAAAAGCATCTAAAGAATTTATATGGCAGTTAGctcaatatcaatatatagAAAAG actttattattaaaatgttctaaTAAAGAACTAACTGAGGAGGAAGAGAATGAAGCAGACATGTACGCTGCGATGATACCACATTACAAACCACTTGATGGCGATGATGCCCCCAAAGTGACTTTTAATTCTGCTATTTCATTGGTTAATAG GTATTGTGCAAAATTACCTAGCGATACTTTCACGAGATTAACACCAGAGTGGTCGATTGAAGCCGTTGATATTCACAATACGCAGATGTATACCTGTTCTTTACGGCTTCCCATAAACTCACCACTGAAATATGTAGTTACG TCTTACCCAATGCCGAATAGAGCGATGGCGAGACGTATGGCTGCCTTGCAAATGTGCATCGACCTACATCGCGAAAACGAGATAGATGATAATTTGTTGCCTATCGGAAAGGAGAACTTTAAAGCCAAGCCTGAAGATGTTGAAGTACCTGCTTCACCAGATGAAAGTAGAGCTGACTTTTCAGAAGCTAGACCTGGAACGACAAAACGCAGACAATACTATTATAAGAAG ACAGCTGAAGCATTAACGGATTGTAGACCAATAATTGGAATACCATCTTATTTATATCACATTAATATGGTATTAAGTTGTCCACTGCCTGAGGAACAAAATACACGAGGCAGACGCATTTACCCACCTGAAGAATCGGCTATTGGATTTGGCATACTTACGTCGAAGGAAATACCTAAG TTGTGTCCATTTCCTATTTATACTAGGTCGGGTGAGGTTCATGTGCAATTAAAACTTAGTAAGCAGACTGTAATTTTGGACGAGGTTCAGATAGAAAGAGTTGatacttttcttaattatacCTTCACAAACGTCTTGAGATTACAAAAGTATCTGATGCTCTTCGATCCAAACACTTCAGAGAATTCATACATAATTGTGCcagtaaaaatat tTACAACAGAAGAAGGGTCAGATGTTAGTGTGGACTGGGATTTTCTGGAATGCATTTATCAGAATCAAAATGCGGTGCCAACCAAAGTTCCAGAAGAAGATAGGAAAAATTTCAACTTTGATCCATCCAAATATTATGACGCTGTAATCATGCCATGGTACAGGAGTCAAGACCAACCACAG TACTTTTATGTAGCGGAAATCTGCACGAACCTAAATCCGAAGTCTTCTTTTCCCGGACACGACTATAGCACTTTCgaagaatattatttgaagaaatacggTATACAAATACAGAATCTAGAGCAGTCGTTGTTAGATGTGGATCACACATCGgctagattaaattttttaactccTAG ATATGTTAATCGCAAAGGCGTCGCGTTGCCTACGAGTAGTGAGGAAACCAAACGcgcaaagagagaaaatttagAGCAAAAGCAGATTCTCGTTGCTGAATTATGTGCTATTCATCCTTTCCCAGCGTCTTTATGGAGACAAGCGGTCTGCTTACCGTGCATACTGTATAGAATTAATGCTCTGTTACTTGCTAATCAAATACGATGTCAAGTTGCACAAATGATAAACTTGGGGCAAGAGAATTTGAGATCAG attttgaATGGCCAGCGCTAGATTTTGGATGGAGCTTGGCGGAAGTGTTGAAAAAATCGAAGGAAACGGAAAAGACAAAGCAGACCAAAAATGACAACGCACAAAGCAACTCATCGACCAACAACGCGAACAATGTAGATTCCAATAAATGCCAAAACACTGATCAAGATgcaaataatatgcaaattgcaTTGTGCAATGAGACTGAGAAGCTAATAGAGCAGGAATCCGACAATACAACGACTGATCAAGCGGAAGAAGAGATTGCCGACGATCAAAAAGATGATGAGTTGGAAATCGGCACATGGTCGAACGATATGGCGTGGTCGAGTGACATGACAATTAAATCTATAGATTATGATGACGATAATCTGAAATCATTCCCCCTAAATGTGACGGTTTTGCCGCAAGATTTCGGTTGGAATGATATACGATATGGCTCGCCAACATGTGAATCTGATTTCGACGGTTACGAATCGGATGATATGTACAGCGATGGTTTTGCCGATACGTCCGACGAAAGCGAGGACGAAAGCAGAGGCCTAAAGATTTCTTACATGGGGGAGAATATCGCCGAAGCTGTGGAggatgaaaaacaaatatgtaaGCAGGAGATCAACAAGAAGATCTTGGACCTTTTAGAGACAGAGAAgaattttgacaataatttcTGGTTGTACACGGAAAAGGATGAGGAATTGTTACTCGCGAAACATAAGGACGCTCATTACGAGTTCGCCAAGAAGAAGGAATGCGACATAATGAACGACGGTACCTTCATATCTTGTAATTCTGAAATTACGATTAAGAGGAAGAACTCGTTGAGTTGCCAAACCGACAGAAAGCAACCGAATTATACACATAAGGATTATATCGAAACTGTTGTAAAGAAATTTACGGATGAAGTATTGAATAAGAAACTCGCGGAATCTACTCAAGTAGTAAAGAAAGAGATTAACAAGCTAGAGgaagtaaattatttagatagcGGTCTTTTCAGCTTCGATTATCAACCAGAATTGAAAAATCATTCGGGGCCAAGTCCGAGTTTAATTCTGCAGGCTTTAACAATGTCTAATGCGAACGACGGCATTAATCTAGAGCGATTGGAGACGATCGGCGATTCATTTCTTAAGTATGCTATAACTACATATTTGTATTGCACATATGACAATATCCACGAAGGGAAACTTAGCCATTTAAGATCGAAACAG GTTAgcaatttaaatctttatagaCTTGGGAGGCAGAAAATGCTTGGCGAGAGTATGATAGCGACCAAGTTTGAGCCGCATGATAACTGGCTGCCCCCTTGTTATTACGTACCTAAAGAGCTGGAGCAAGCACTGATCGAATCTGGCGTTCCTTCCGCTCTGTGGAATCAAGCTGATATCCCCACCTTGCAAGCTGTAAATCCCACCGAAATAACTCAACTTGTGAAAGAGACTGAGGAGAAGCTTGTGATTATGAAAAGCGAATTGGATAAAAACGAAAGCAGGCTGTCGAACAACTTGGATAATCTGCGATGCTTCATaccttataatttaattacgcaGCATAGTATCCCGGATAAAAGTATCGCAGATTGTGTCGAAGCTTTAATAGGAGCGTACTTAATTGCATGCGGACCCCGCGGAGCGCTTCTATTCATGACTTGGTTGGGAATTCATGTTTTGCCCACTGAAGAAATTTGCGCGATACGGGAAGACGAGCCGGAAGAGAGAATACCTGGTAGTACACCATATACGAAGGGAACTAATAAGCATGGTGAAACTACTTGGACGCAA atttgtTACGGGAAATTGGAAGAACCGCAAAATCCATTACTCCGATACATTCCCGATCCAGAGAGTGAATTGTATATGATGCTCGACGGGTATGAAGAACTGGAAAAAAGTATAGGATATAAATTTCATGACAGTAGTTATTTATTGCAAGCATTCACGCACGCATCCTATCAACCAAACAGATTAACGGATTGTTATCAACGTTTGGAATTTCTTGGTGATGCTGTGTTAG attatttaataactagACATTTATACGAGGATTCCCGACAACATTCGCCGGGTGCTCTAACAGATTTAAGATCTGCTTTAGTCAATAACACGATATTCGCTTCTTTAGCTGTGAGATGCggatttcataaatatttccgtCATCTTTCTCCTGGACTGAGCGTAGTGATAAATCGCTTTGTTAGAATGCAGGAAGAAAATGGACATTCCATTAGTGAGGAG tACTATTTGATTGGCGAAGAAGAATGCGAAGAAGCCGAAGATGTAGAAGTACCGAAGGCATTGGGTGATGTTTTCGAATCATTAGCTGGTGCTATCTACTTGGACAGTGGAATGTCTCTTGATGCAGTGTGGAGcgtttattatacaataatgaaATCAGAGATTG AACAATTTAGCACAAATGTTCCCAAGTCTCCAATACGTGAACTACTGGAATTGGAACCGGAAACGGCAAAGTTTGGAAGGCCCGAGAAATTGGCCGACGGCCGTAGAGTTCGAGTAACTGTAGACGTGTTCGGGAAGGGGTCCTTTAAAGGAATCGGACGAAATTACAGAATCGCAAAGTGTACGGCAGCTAAGTGCGCTTTAAAGAAGTTAAAAAGCAAAATACAGACCTATCCGAGACAGAAGCTGTGA
- the Nprl3 gene encoding GATOR complex protein NPRL3, with protein MGINPLSIILVKSDSKGDRLLFRYPHVTNHVRDSNQCTKRKNPYSLTNTEDLLQSLPLATSNISNGNLTGLTDEVLSTLFAVKPELCEQKFELKVNDVRFVGHPTLVPSRGLKEVNSSMLFNIVFALQAQANHSIVKCYYDLSKRLGIALRHEEKRCGFLTDEIKIMVSTHDEIAGRSEGESDCDELPYELILQRSSLARGLKSVFSNLSTSGIVSIMINKWIQVRFCLPQKVHQSHKKGLLIDPEIIDRCLNNLRPYHGILLLTEPLELLESLQIDCSPALKRLIQMYNPLKSLQTLAADSDLTLAQVFQLTGHLVYWAKATIIYPLCESNVYVVSPDAVLTSQLLDSFSEQFPGVCLLQVISDFSLPTSISQKLNPLSQPQQQTQLVKIIIWLLKNHLLLQLHTYVRYIPTAYERLLLDMKDQETCDISAIEESESTWSLNDTPTEIKEELSLEDKEDTLYDYQSEDYDIPSDDRKLLDRLCRLGYFNGGYHLEEIMYLENIRRSQLLQLLDKFRDVLMTSECEDPAIALFYNQLDS; from the exons atgGGAATTAATCCGCTAAGTATAATTTTGGTAAAAAGCGATAGTAAGGGTGATAGATTGTTGTTTCGGTATCCACATGTAACAAACCATGTAAGAGATTCAAATCAGTGCACTAAACGAAAGAATCCTTATTCATTAACTAATACAGAAGACTTGTTGCAg tCTTTACCACTTGCAACATCAAATATAAGTAATGGGAATCTAACTGGTTTAACAGATGAAGTACTATCTACTTTATTCGCTGTAAAACCAGAATTATGTGAGcagaaatttgaattaaaggTAAATGATGTTCGCTTTGTTGGACATCCAACTCTAGTCCCATCTCGTGGtttaaaagaagtaaattCCTCTATGCTTTTCAATATAGTCTTTGCACTGCAAGCACAAGCAAATCATTCAATAGTAAAATGTTACTATGATCTTAGTAAAag ATTAGGCATAGCACTGAGACATGAAGAAAAAAGATGTGGTTTTCTCACAGACGAAATAAAGATAATGGTTTCTACACATGATGAAATTGCTGGGAG ATCTGAGGGTGAAAGCGATTGCGATGAACTACCATATGAATTAATCCTTCAAAGAAGCTCACTTGCTCGTGGTTTAAAGTCTGTGTTTAGTAATCTCAGTACTTCTGGCATAGTTAGTATTATGATCAATAAATGGATCCAAGTGCGCTTTTGTCTTCCTCAAAAAGTTCATCAATCGCATAAAAAGGGTTTACTCATTGATCCTGAAATTATAGACAG atgtttaaacaatttgaGACCTTACCATGgcatacttttattaactGAGCCATTAGAGTTACTAGAATCTTTGCAAATTGACTGCTCTCCAGCACTAAAACGTTTAATTCAGATGTACAATCCGTTAAAAAGTCTACAAACTCTAGCAGCAGATTCAGATCTGACACTTGCACAGGTGTTTCAATTAACTGGCCATTTAGTTTATTGGGCAAAGGCTACGATAATTTATCCACTTTGTGAAAGCAACGTCTATGTCGTTTCTCCTGATGCTGTTTTGACCAGTCAACTATTGGATTCTTTCTCTGAACAATTCCCAGGAGTTTGTTTACTTCAA GTGATTAGCGATTTCTCCTTACCAACTTCCATTAGCCAAAAGTTGAATCCTCTGAGCCAGCCACAGCAGCAAACGCAATTAGTAAAGATAATCATATGGCTATTGAAGAACCATTTGCTCCTACAGTTGCATACATACGTGCGATATATACCAACAGCATATGAACGTTTATTACTA GATATGAAAGATCAGGAAACGTGTGATATAAGCGCGATAGAAGAAAGTGAAAGCACATGGAGTTTAAATGACACGCCAACCGAAATCAAAGAGGAATTATCGCTCGAAGATAAAGAAGACACATTATACGACTATCAATCGGAAGATTACGATATTCCCTCTGACGATAGAAAATTACTCGACAGACTGTGCCGTCTTGGCTACTTTAATGGCGGTTATCACCTGGAAGAGATTATGTATTTAGAGAACATTCGTCGATCTCAATTGCTACAACTTCTCGACAAGTTTCGGGATGTATTGATGACTTCCGAGTGCGAGGATCCCGCCATAGCACTCTTTTATAATCAGTTGGATTCttga